TTTGGTGTTCTTCTGCTTTTTTTGCATTGTTGAATCTGTCTACAGTTCCCACCAGATACCCGGTAATCCTTCTGATCCGCTCAAAGCCAATATCGCCCTGATCTTCTGTTCTGGAACACTTAGGGCACTGATTATCGATGATCCCCGTATAACCGCAGATGGGATCTCTATCTACAGGGTGATTGATGGAACCATATCCGATCCCGCTTTCCTTCATGCAGCGAACGATCCGTTCAAATGCATCAAGATTCTTAGTTGGATCTCCGTCAAGCTCAACATAGGTGATATGCCCTGCATTGGTAAGCTTGTGATACGGCGCTTCGATCTTGATCTTATCAAAGGCGGAAATATTGTGATGAACCGGAATGTGGAAGGAGTTGGTATAGTATTCTCTGTCTGTTACACCTTCTATCGTTCCATATTTCTCCCGGTCTATTCTCACGAATCTCCCTGACAGGCCTTCGGCAGGTGTTGCAATCAAAGTATAGTTAAAACCGGTCTTTGCCGATTCCTCATCCATTCTCTTTCTCATATAGCCGACGATTTCCATGCCGAGGTTTCTTGCTTCATTGGTTTCACCGTGGTGACTGCCTACAAGCGCTTTGAGACACTCCGCAAGGCCGATAAAGCCCATGGTCAGTGTGCCGTGCTTTAAGACCTCAGCGATGCTGTCATTCGGTCCAAGCTTGTCCGAATCCATCCAAATTCCCTGCCCCATAAGGAAAGGATAATTTTTTACTTTCTTCGTTGCCTGAATTTTATACCGCTCCATCAGCTGATCAACTACCAGTGTAATCTTGCGATCCAGATCTTCAAAGAAGATATCCAGATTTCCATTGGCTTTGATGGCCAGCCTTGGAAGATTGATGGACGTAAAGCTCAGATTGCCTCTGCCTCCAACCGTCTGCCTGGATGGATCATTTACATTTGCGATGACCCTGGTACGGCAGCCCATATAAGCTACTTCCGTATCATGATTATTGGGCTTGTAAAACTGCAGATTAAAAGGAGCATCCAGGAATGAGAAGTTCGGGAATAGTCTCTTTGCGGAAACTCTGCAGGCTAGCTGAAATAAATCATAATTGGGATCACCGGGATTGTAGCTGATTCCTTCCTTGACTTTGAAAATATGGATCGGGAAAATGGCCGTTTCCCCGTTTCCCAGACCCGCTTCCGTAGCCATCAAGACACTTTCCGTAATAAGACGACCTTCTGGGCTTGTATCAGTTCCGTAATTGATGGAGCTGAAGGGAATCTGTGCTCCCGCTCTGGAGTGCATCGTGTTCAAGTTATGTACAAAGGCTTCCATGGCCTGATAGGTAGCCCGTTTGATTTCTTTCTGAGCATAGGTTTTTGCAACCTGCTGAACCTTTTTTATTTGATCCTGTGTCAAAAACTCTTTCAGATATTTCGCTTCTTTTTTTCCGTAATCGTTGCTGTCTGCCATATTCGGTTCCAGTCCGTGCTCCTTGAATACCAGCGCACCGATTTCTTTTGCCTTGGCAACGCCATCGGCGGTATCGCACAGGATGTCCATGCTTTTTCCAAGATTGCCCCAATAGAGCTTTTTATAGGTCTTTTTTACACCGCTGGCCATGCCATAATCAAAGTTTGGAACACTCTGTCCTCCGTGTTGATCATTCTGGTTGGACTGAATTGCAATGCAGGCAAGTGCTGCGTAGCTCTGGATATCATTGGGTTCTCTTAAAAATCCGTGACCGGTAGAAAATCCGCCTTGAAACAGTTTTTCCAGATCGATCTGACAACATGTTGTCGTCAGAGTCAAAAAATCCAGATCATGGATATGGATATCTCCTTCCCGATGGGCCTTAGAATGTTCGGGATGTAAAACAAACATTTCATAAAACTGCTTTGCGCCTTCCGATCCGTATTTCAGCATCGTACCCATGGCTGTATCGCCGTCGATATTGGCATTCTCTCTCTTGATATCGTTATCTTGAGCCTCTTTAAAGGTGAGATCTTCATACACCTTCATCAGGCGGGTATTCATTTCTCTGATTCTTGTCCGTTCTGCACGGTAAAGAATATATTCTTTGGCTGTACGGGCATGTCCATGTTCGATCAGAACTTTTTCCACTGCATCCTGAACCTGTTCAACCGTTGGGCAGCCGTCTCTTAATTGACCCTGCAACAGATATTCCTCAACTCTTTGAGCAAGATCAAGCGACATCTCATGATCTTTCCCGCCCAAAACTGCTGCGGCTTTATAAATCGCATTTGCGATTTTATCGATGTTAAAATCGGTACAACGTCCGTCTCTTTTAATAATTTGATTGATTTTCTCCACTGTTATGTACCTCCGTTATGCAATTCCAAACCATATTACTTGTGAATGCAAAATGTTGCAATACAAGATATGGTACTTTTCCAACCTAATTATCATAATTGGAGGATGCCGCCTTGTCAATAGCCTCCGGCCATTAACCTTTCAGAAAATCAAGGTTAGATAACGGCGCAAATAAGGGTATTGCTGGGTAAAGCGTATCTCTTTAAAAGCCGGAGCGATGAGAACTATTTTTTTCGACAATACCGAAAGGATCAGAACTATTTTTTTTGACAATATAGGCAGTTATACCTGAATTTTCTTTGATACGATAGACACCTTGTCTCTCGAAAAGAACGGTTCCGCTGATCAGATGATCCTGAAGGTGTTCCCCCTCTTTCATAGCAAGATTTACCAGACAATCCTGACTGCCGCTGTTCACCGCAACGATTAATCGGCCCATTGTCCCCGTTCTGGAGAACGAATAAAAGCTTCCTTCTGCAGAGCGCGGCTGGTAGACATAATTTTGAAGCTTGGTGATTTTTTTTGTAAAATCATTGAGTCTCCTGTAAAACCGAAGAATCTGTTGGTTTCCTCGTTCCGGCTCAAAGCACAATCTATTATACGGATCCTTTCCACCGGCCATTCCGATTTCATCTCCATAATAAACACATGGAATTCCCGGCATAAAGGAAATGATCATCCAAGCAAGAAAGAGTCGCTGCCGTGAATACTCCTCTCCTCTGCCTTCATCCGAAAGTACCGTCAGAATACGAGGGGTGTCATGGGTACCCAGAAGATTCATCAATGAAGAAAAGGCCGGCTGCGGATAGTTCTCCCATAAGCTATTTATTAGATTTTCCAGTGTTTTTCCGTTATGATGATGAATAAGATAATCGATGACGCCGTTTTTCAGCGGATAATTCATAACGCTGTCGAGCTGACGACCCTGAAAATATGCTCTGCGGCTTCCATAGGAGATTTTATTGGAAGCATCTTCCCAGACTTCACCGATCAGGGCACCATCCGGATCTTCCTCCTTGACGGCTAGTCTTACTGCTTCCAGAAATTCATCAGGAAGTTCATCGGCAACATCAAGTCGAAATCCCGAAGCACCCTGCCGCATCCAGTGACGGATCACCGAGTCTTCAGAACGGGCAATAAAGTCCAGATAGGATGGTTCCGTTTCATTGATATGCGGCAGCGTATCGATGCCCCACCATGATTCATATTCATCGGGATGATTGATAAACCGATACCAATTATAATAAGGTGATTCGTTGCTCTGATAGGCGCCTGTCACAGGAAATCGACCTGTTTTATTAAAATACAGGCTGTCGCTTCCCGTATGGTTGAAGACTCCATCCAGAATAATTCGAATTCCCCGCGCTCTTGCGCACCTGCACAGCTCACGAAAGTCCTCTTCTGTTCCCAGCATAGGATCGATTTTTTTGTAATCCGCTGTATCGTAGCGATGATTTGAGTAGGCTTCAAAAATTGGGTTGAGATAGATCACCGTAACGCCCAGTTCTTCCAGATAATTAAGCTTCTCGATGATTCCTCTCAGATTTCCGCCGAAGAAGTCGTTGTTCTGTACAATACCATTTTCATCGGGCAGCCCGTTGGGGATTCCCCCCCAGTCGGATCGCTTTACATAACGTTTGTTCTGCTCAGGAGCTATGTAAGCATCGCTCCTGGCAAAGCGATCGGGGAAAATCTGATACATTAGTCCGGATTTCAGCCAGTCCGGCGTCTGAAAATCCTCCGAATAAACCGTTAGCTGATATCCTGGGGTTTTTTCAAATGGAATCGGTTCTCCCTTTGCATCATTTGATTCTGAATTGATCCTTGTCTGGTCTCCTGCTGTTGCCTCCTCGTTCCCGTCTGCTTGATAGGTTACCTCGAAATGATAAAAGAAAAGGCCTATTGTCTCCACCCGCAAAGAAAATTGATAGAGGGATTTCCCTCCTTTCTCGTCTTTATTGTCAGAAGCGCCTGCAACTCTGGAGATTTCCCCCTCGTCAGAGGAGAGAACCAAACATGCAGAAGCAACAGACCTGCCGTCTGTAATCCGGATTCGAAACGACAGGTCTGTGTGCCGTGGCACTGCCCCAAAGGGCGTTTTATAAAATGTTTTTTGTGAATTAAATTCAATCATTGATCGATTTGATCCCCCAAATTTTATCGGCATATTCTCTGACACTTCGGTCTGCTGAGAAAACACCTGCTTTGGCAATATTGGTCAGAGACATCCCTCCCCAGCGCTGGGTGTCTCTATAAGCAGCAGAAACCTCCTGCTGGGCATTTTTATAACTTTCAAAGTCTGCAATCACGAAATAATGATCCGCTTCTCCATTGTAGCCTGTGGTCAGCGAATTGATGATATCACCGAAGTTTTCACCAGGAATACCCCCTGCAAGGAATTTAATGATTTCAGAGATGGATCTGTTATCCTGATAAAAGCCCCATGGACTGTAAAGGCCTTGCCCTTTTAGTTTTTCTACCTCTTCTACACTCATACCGAAAAGGAAGATATTCTCTTTTCCGACGGCATTGTAAATTTCTACGTTGGCTCCATCCATGGTACCAATGGTCACCGCACCGTTGAGCATAAGCTTCATATTTCCCGTACCGGAAGCTTCTGTACCCGCAAGAGAAATCTGCTCAGACAGATCTGCTGCGGGCATGATCATCTCCGATAACGAGACAGAGTAATTCTCCAAAAAGACGATTTTAATCCGGTCTCTGATGACAGGATCCTTTTCCAGCTGCTCCGAAAGCTTGCAGGCCAGTCTGATAATTTGCTTTGCCATATAGTACCCGGCTGCCGCCTTGGCTCCAAAAATAAACGTTCTAGGCTGGATCTCCAAATTGGGATTTTCTTTGATTTGGTTGTAAAGGTCGATGATATGAAACAGGTTCAAAAGCTGCCGTTTGTACTCATGGAGACGCTTTACCTGAACATCAAAGATCGAGTCTGGGTTTACGATAATCCCATTACTGTTTTTAATTTTTTCTGCCAGGCGCAATTTATTGTCTCGTTTGATGACTGCCAGCTGTTCCAATACTATGCGGTCCTCTTTGTATGCGAGAAGTTTTTCCAGTTCTCTGGAATCCCGTTTAAAGCCCGGTCCACAAAGCTCTTCAATGAAGCCGGAGAGCTTTGGATTTGCTTGACAAAGCCATCTCCTGTAGGCAATTCCATTGGTTACATTGGTAAATTTGCCTGGTGTCATTTCACTGAAACCGCTGAAAAGCTTCTCTTTTATGATGCCGCTGTGCAATGCCGAAACTCCGTTGACGGTATGGGATGCGGCAACACAGAGATTGGCCATGCGGATTTTGCCGTTGAAAATGACAGCCATCTCATTTCTCCGCATTTCATTGGCTGGAAAAGCATCGTGAAGCGCGTCATTGAAACGACGATTGATTTCCTTCAGTATCGAATGAAGTCTTGGAAGAAGTCCTGCGAACAGTGCTTCCGGCCATTGTTCCAGGGCTTCCGGCATGACGGTATGATTTGTATAAGATACGGTTTTTGTTACGATGTTCCATGCATCATCCCATTCATATTCGTGATCATCCATGAGTATGCGCATCAATTCAAGAATTGCCATGGTAGGATGGGTATCGTTGATATGCACGGCAATCTTTTCATAGAACCGGTCAAGGCTGCCATAGGTGCAAAGATGGCGTTTGGTAAGGGTCTGCATGGAAGCAGAAATAAAAAAGTATTGCTGTTTCATGCGGAGAATTTTCCCTTCATCGTGGGCATCCTCCGGATATAGGATTTTTGAAATAATCTCAGCCTGATGCTTTTCCTCCATGGCCTTCAGATATTCTCCTTTGGCAAAGAGCTCCATATCAATGCTGATGGGCGAAGTAGACTGCCAAAGCCGGAGGGTATTGACCACACCGCTGCCATATCCTGATATCAGCATATCCCTTGGGATCGCAATGACTGTGGTATAGTCTGAGTGAATGAGCTTCATTCGCCCCTTGTCATCCCAAACTTCCGTTAGTTTTCCGCCAAAATGCACTTCTTCCGCTTCATCTTCCTTGGTGATCAGCCAGCTTTCCCCAAGATCCAGCCAGTCATCAGGCTGTTCCACCTGTCTGCCGTCTTTGATCTGCTGTTTGAAAATCCCGTACTCGTAGCAGATCGACATGCCCTGGCCGAACATACCCTGTGATGAGATTGCATCCAGATAACAGGAGGCCAGCCTTCCAAGGCCACCGTTTCCCAGCCCTGCATCTGGCTCCATCCGGTAAAGCTCCTCCAGATTTCCGCCCAGTTCTCCCAGTGCTTCCTGAAACGGTTCTTCTAATCCTAAATTAAAGATATTATTGCGAAGGGAAGTTCCGGGTAAAAATTCCATGGACAGATAGATAACTTGTTTTTCAGTTTGTGAACATACCGCGTCACTGTTTGTCAGCCAAAGCTCTGATAAGATGTCCCTTACCACATAGCAGGCTGCACGAAAGATCTGGTGCTTTGTAGCATTGCCAGACTCCCTTCCAAAGTATCTTGTCAGTTTTCCTTCAATTAAACGTGAAATATCTTGCGATGTATAAACATAGTCCATAAGCAGGTAACCTTTCTATTATTACAAGCGGCTCAAAGACTCCATTCCCTTCATGGGGCGGAGATTAAGAGCCGCTGAATTTCAATCTTATTTTAGCATTTCCTTATAGAGCCTGATATATTGCTTTGAAGAGGCTTTCCAAGAAAAATCCGTGTTCATTCCGTTATTAATAATCTTGTTCCATATTTCCTTATCCCAATACAGTGCAATCGCTCGCTGGATTGCTCCAAGCATATCATGGGCATTGACAGATTGAAACGTGATTCCGTTTCCGGTTTCACTTCCCGGATCAAAGGGCTCGATACTATCCTTCAGTCCCCCTGTTTCCCTGACCACAGGAATGGTTCCATAGCGAAGGGCAATCATTTGAGCCAATCCGCAGGGTTCACTGACGGAAGGCATGAGAAACAGATCCGCTCCTCCATAGATCCGGCTGGCTCTCTCTGCAGAAAAGCTGGTGGTGACAGAGACCCGCCCAAGATATTTTCCCGCCATTTCATTGAAAAAATCTTCATATTGCTTTTCCCCTGTTCCGAGCAGGACAAACTGGATTTTTTCTTTCATGATTTCTTTAAAAACACTGATCACCAAGTCGATTCCCTTGTGCTCTGTCAGCCTACCGATCATGGCGATTATTGGGATTTCATCATCAGCATTCAGACCTAGTTCAGCCTGAAGCGCTCTTTTATTCTCTATTTTTTTGTCTATGGAATTTTTCGAATACTTTACAGTTATGCAAGGATCCTTTGATGGATTGTGTAGCTTCGTGTCTATTCCGTTTAAAATGCCATGAAGTTTGTAACTGTTCTCCTTGATAATGTTCTCAAGTCCTTTTCCGTAGAAAGGAAAGGTAATTTCTTCGGCGTAAGTACTGCTGACTGTAGTGAGACGGTCGCAGGTCACAATGGCACCTTTCATAAAATTCACGGCTCCGCTATAGTCCAAAACACCTCTTTCTCCTTCAGAGATTCCCAGTACATCCTGGAGTATGGCAGGATCAAATTTACCTTGATACTCAATATTATGAATGGTAAATACGGTTCTCAGCCTGTCATATGCAGAATTCCCGCGGTAAAGCGTTTTAAGGAATACGGGAACCAAGGCGGTCTGCCACTCACTGCAGTGAAGAATTTCCGCTTGAAAATCCAGCAATGGAAGCACTTCGAGGGCGGCCTTGGAGAAGAAAGCAAAACGCTCACCATCATCGTAATAGCCATAATATGCATCCCTTTTAAAATACTGTTCATTGTCCAGGAAATAAAGGGTGACACCTTCATGTTTTAACGTGTAGATTCCGCAATACTGGGTTCTCCAGGAAAGCGGCACCGTACACTCGCAGAGCAGCGTCAATTGATCTTCATATATTTCCCGAATTTTGGGATAAAGGGGCAGCATCACTCTGGCATCTGCTCCCAGTTTGTTCAGTTCACCTGGGAGGGAGCCGATCACGTCCCCAAGGCCTCCGCTTTTTGCAAAAGGCTCTGCCTCCGAACTGATGAATAAGATATTCATAAAATCACCTGCCATTCTTTAACCATCTCAGACGTTCCCTATGAAGTGCTGATACATGAAGTTGGCGCATAAAAAACCAGCACTTCCTCTATTGGATACTTTTATATGATACTTTTCTTCTCGATGACGACGGGATACGTCTCATGTCCCACAAGCTGCCTGCTTTCCCGTACAATCACGTCCTTATCAAGAATCACATAGTTTAATGAGACATTTCTCATGATCTCTGTATTTTGCATCACGATGCTGTTTTGGACCACTGCGCCTTTCCCCACGACCACTCCACGGGAAAGAATGGAATTGATCACTGTTCCCTCAATGCGGCAGCCGTCGGAAATAATAGAATTTGAAACCTTGCTACCTGCACCATACTGTGCTGGAACGCTGTCCTTTACCTTCGTATATACTGGCATCTCAAAGGTCTGCTTTCTCACATCCTCTTTGAGAAGTCTCATATTTTCTTTCATATATCCAGAGACACTGCTAATTTCGAAATAATTCTTTCGATACTCATATCCACGGATATTTAGCTGGTTGGAAAGCCGCTGGATGATATCTCGATAAAAGTCATAACGCCCGTATGCGATGGAATCAGCAACAAGAGATTCCAGAAGAGATTTTCTTAAGACAAACATCCCAAGACTAAAGGTTGTGGTATTTGGATCACAATCGTCGTTGAAATAGCACAGCTCATTGACCCGTTCCTGATCATCCATACGAAGAAGAGGTATGCCGTCAGGCAGTTCGAAATCTGGTCTTTGTCTTGCATAAACAGCAGTGATATCCGCTTGACGATCGATATGACTCCTGATGATGTCATCATAATCAATGGAGCATATAAAGCTGCTTCCTGTAATTACAACGTACTCCGCCAAAGAACGTTTGATGGAGTGCATGTTTTTTGAAAGTGCATCGATCGTTCCCAGATACGTTCCGTTATCGGTGCCGCCGGGATTGGAAAACGGTGAAAGAATTCTGAGCCCGCCGATTTTTCTGGTCAGATCCCATTCCTTCCCTGATCCCAAGTGGTCGATGAGAGAGTGATAGTTGTTTCTCGTGATAATGGATACCTCTTGAATTCCCGAATTCACAAAATTGGATAGAATAAAATCGATAATTCGGTATTTCCCACCAAAGGGAACGGAGGAAAGAGTTCTTATTTTCGTAAGCTCTCTGAGATTTTCTCGGTCAGCATATGAAAAAACGATTCCTAATACTTTCATACTCATTCACTCTCCTTCTTTGCGATGCTCTCCCCTACCATTGCGCCTGCAGGGATCACGGTATCATCGGCGATGATGATATTCTGGCCGATTACACTGATATCAGGGTGAGATCCTTCCGGAAGCGTTTCTTTTCCAGCTCCCAGTTTTACCTTCGATCCAATTACAGTATCTGCGGCTACGATCGTATACTCAACCATTGAATCTTCCCCGATGGTTACACCAGGCATCAGAATGGAGTTGCTGACGGATGCGCCCTTTTGGACGGTTACACCGGGAAAGATAATACTATTCTCAATGACTCCGTCGATATTACAGCCTTCGGAAATACTGGAATTCTTAAGGATTGCATTTTCACCGATGTACTGGGGAGGAAGAATCCCATTTCTGGAATAAATCTTCCATGGCGGATCATTGAGCTCAATTGGTACCTCTGGATTCAAAAGATCCATATTGGCTTCCCAGAGCGATTCGACTGTTCCAACATCCTTCCAATAACCCTTATACTCGTAGGCATACATTTTCTCGTCTGCCTCGAGCATTTTCGGTATGATGTTTTTGCCAAAGTCATTTTCCGATTTTTTATCAGTTTCATCTGCTATGAGATATGTCTTTAATTTTTCCCAATTAAAAATATAGACACCCATAGAGGCCAGCGTACTCTTTGGATTTGCAGGTTTCTCCTCGAATTCATATATTTTCAGGTTCTCATCCGTATTCATCACGCCGAATCGGCTTGCTTCTTCATAAGGAACGTCAATGACAGCGATGGTGCAGTCGGCCCCCTTCTGCACATGATAATCCAGCATCATTTTATAGTTCATCTTGTAGATGTGGTCGCCGGAAAGGATCAGTACATAGGTCGGTTTGCTCATTTCTATGTACTCAATATTCTGATAGATCGCGTTAGCGGTACCTTTATACCATTCCCCTGCTTCCGCCTTCATATACGGAGGTAAAATGGTGATTCCGCCAAAAAGTCTGTCAAGATCCCAGGGCTGCCCGTTGCCGATATAGGCGTTGAGCTCCAAAGGTCTGTATTGCGTTAGGACACCGATGGTGTCAATGCCGGAATTTACGCAGTTGGAAATGGGAAAGTCGATGATCCGGTATTTTCCGCCAAACGGTACCGCCGGCTTGGCTACATGATTGGTCAGAATGCCCAGGCGGCTGCCCTGGCCGCCTGCCAGCAGCATGGCGATCATTTCCTTTTTCTTTGCGTTGGACATTTTATGCACCTCCAAAATATTGTTGATAGACCTGTCAGGTCAGTTTCAAAGGAATACTCATACCCATTATAGCTGATTTCCTCCGCAATGGCGTTGGAATCGGCTGCAGCATTCTCCGCCGTACCTCCATACTTTTCAAGCCCGGAATGGAACACTATTTTATAAATACCCGGTTTGGGTACTCCTATTCTGTATTTTATTCTGGTAACAGGAGAAAAATTGCAGGCTGTGATTAGTTCTTCTCCTTTTTGATCGATTCTGCGAAAGGTAATGACATTGTTGTCAGCGTCATCAGGGTTGATCCATTTGAAACCATCCCAGCTGTCATCCATTTCCCATAGCTCTGAAGACGAGAGGTAGAGATGATTTAGATCATGGGAAAATGTATGAAATTTCTTATGCATTTCAAAATCCAGAAGGCTCCAGTCCAGTTCTTTTTTATAATCCCACTCAGAGAACTGGGCAAATTCACTCCCCATAAAATTAAGTTTCTTTCCGGGATGTGCCATCATGTAAGCAAGATAAGCGCGAAGATTGGCAAATTTGGATTCGTACTCTCCCGGCATTTTATTGATCAGAGAGCCTTTTCCATGGACTACCTCATCATGAGACAGTGGGAGGATATAATTCTCTGAGCAGAAATACGTCAGAGGAAAGGTCAATTGATTGTGGCAGCCTTTTCGAAAGAAAGGATCTTGCCCCATATAGCGAAGGGTATCGTTCATCCAACCCATGTTCCATTTAAAATTAAAGCCCAACCCGCCTACGTGCACCGGCTTTGTCACCATGGGCCAGGCTGTGGACTCCTCTGCAATCATAAGGGCACTTGGAAATTCGCGAAATACTGTTTTGTTTAATTCCTGCAAGAACGAGACTGCATCAAGGTTTTCGCGTCCTCCTTTTTCATTGGGCCTCCATTCCCCGTCATTTCTGCCATAGTCCAAATAGAGCATGGAAGCAACAGCATCAACCCGCAGTCCGTCGATATGATATTTATCAAACCAAAACACTGCATTGGAAATAAGAAAGCTTCTGACTTCGTTTTTTCCCCAGTCAAAAATCATGGTGCCCCATTCCTTGTGTTCGCTTTTCAGCGGGTCTGCATACTCATAGCAGCTGCCTCCATCGAAGTGATAAAGGCCGCTTCCATCCTTGGGAAAATGTCCCGGAACCCAGTCAAGAATGACACCGATTTCAGCCTGGTGGCAGGCATTCACAAGAGCCATGAACCCTTCCGGCGTGCCGTACCTTGAGGTCGGCGAGTAATAACCCATCACTTGGTATCCCCAAGAACCGTCAAAAGGATATTCCGAGACGGGCATGAATTCCAGATGGGTGTAGCCCATATCTTTGACATAAGGAATGAGTTCTTCCGCCAGTTTTTCAAAGTTGAAGTAATTCCCATCCTCATATTTTCTCCAGGAGCCAAGATGGACTTCATAAATATTCATGGGAGCATCATAAGGCGCTCTTTTCTGCTGTTTGATCCGCCACAGATCATCTGTCCACTGATACCTGTCCACGTTGCAGGTTTTCGAAGCGGTATCGGGCCTGGTTTCCATATGAAAGCCGTAAGGATCCGATTTTACGTGCAGATTCCCCTGCTTGTCGGTAATTTGATACTTATATGTGGTATATTCGGACAGATTGGAAATGAAGAGCTCCCAGAGTCCCTGATCCGTGATCCGCTTCATCTGATGGAGCGGCCTCCATTCGTTGAACTCACCGATTACGGCAACACTTGATGCATTGGGCGCCCAAACCCGGAATCGGTAGCCTTCCTTTCCGTCGTGAACTTCGGGATGTGAACCCATCAATTCATATGCTTTCGCTGCAGTACCCTGATGAAATAAATAAACGGGCATTTGTAAATCATGTTCCATATGCATCCCCCTGACTGATAAGATTTTAACTTCATTCAAATTCGATTGAAAGGAACAATTTGTATTATGCTATGATTATATGTTATTATGTTACTGAAAGCAATATTGGGAGGAAGATATATGAAACGAATAATCGCCGTTGCGTTGATTCTCAGCTTACTATTGACCGTTTTAACGGGATGTAACGGCAGCGAAGAACAAGAGATCGACGATGAAGCAGTGAAAGCAGCCATACTTGAGGAATTCAACAATATTACACAAATTCCTAGAACCACCGGACACGAAAGAGCCATCAGTACCTACCTTCGAACATGGGCCAAAGACAATGGGCTTGATGTGGTAAGGGACAGTTCAAATAATGTGATCATGGATAAACCGGCGACACCCGGATATGAAAAAGCACCAACCACCATTCTCCAATCCAATATGGATATGGCACTCACTGTCAAGGATGGAGTTGAGTTTGATCCCATCAGTACCCCAGTGAAAATCATTTCTCAGGAAGATACTTTGACTGGCGATGGAACAAGTCTGGGCGCATCCAGCGGGATTGGGATGTCCACGGCATTGTACGTACTGAAATACGCGCAGAAGCATGGTCCAATCCGAGTGATCTTCACCACCGACGGTGAAGAAGGTATGAGCGGAGCAAAGAAATTGAAAACTAAGTATCTCGAAGGGGACTATCTCATCAATCTTGGATGGAACCAAGAAGATACAATAAATACCGGAAGCGGCGGTTCAGCTTCCTACGAAATGATTCGGAAGATTGAGTGGACTCAGCCTCAGAATACCCTTCCCTATCTGATTACGCTTAGCGGACTTCACGGAGGACCAGCTTCAAAGGAGATTGGTAATGGATCTCCCAACGCAATTAAAATCATCGGTGATATTCTGGCGAAAGCACAAGGACAAGGAATTCTATTCGAACTAGCTTCCTTCAATGGAGGTGTTTCGGCAGAAACCATTCCGGAGGCCGCAGCTGCATTGATCGTAATCAATGAATCGGATCAGAAAAA
This genomic window from Clostridiales bacterium contains:
- a CDS encoding aminoacyl-histidine dipeptidase; the encoded protein is MLLKAILGGRYMKRIIAVALILSLLLTVLTGCNGSEEQEIDDEAVKAAILEEFNNITQIPRTTGHERAISTYLRTWAKDNGLDVVRDSSNNVIMDKPATPGYEKAPTTILQSNMDMALTVKDGVEFDPISTPVKIISQEDTLTGDGTSLGASSGIGMSTALYVLKYAQKHGPIRVIFTTDGEEGMSGAKKLKTKYLEGDYLINLGWNQEDTINTGSGGSASYEMIRKIEWTQPQNTLPYLITLSGLHGGPASKEIGNGSPNAIKIIGDILAKAQGQGILFELASFNGGVSAETIPEAAAALIVINESDQKKMQSIIDDAMDAFKGAYGGIEDGYSFTYAAAEMPDKVISFDDNGSIISFIYGIINGVQSMSKTYDDVVESATNIGLVSTASGNFACRVSAGSTSDVGLYEITTAHEAISSMCSMEYNVSEGIPRWPDHSKSKLFADISQAYSLYGGKPNAIITHQGSECGWFVKKNPKLQVISIGPEIENPDLPEEILKLKTVTLPAKTILKFLEQQKDLPAEIQ